In Harpia harpyja isolate bHarHar1 chromosome 12, bHarHar1 primary haplotype, whole genome shotgun sequence, a single window of DNA contains:
- the LOC128149188 gene encoding lysosomal amino acid transporter 1 homolog isoform X3 gives MRLEITVISSIRLDAEVFLQRIFSIENRRLCINGTPWIWHLLEECVENAWEYWSVVIGLISIVCFLFAALPQIYVACQNGRVDQALSLGFLLCWIAGDLTNFIGCYLTNQLPIQIVTAIFYVNMDVIMISQFVYYKLKNQKMTKCSKSLKNFCITWIMVCIALCVILLCQLLLRNQDQNTVIERSNSSLDMIEMSGFICGYISCVFYLGSRFPQLYKNFRRRSTEGTSYLLFALAMMGNCTYGLSLVLKMPATEFFRALYFLHHLPWLIGSFGVLFLDIFVTVQFILYRQHKEGQSGLVALEVEPLLVNEETA, from the exons ATGAGATTGGAAATAACTGTGATATCAAGCATCCGTCTGGATGCAGAGGTCTTTTTACAGAGGATATTCAGCATTG AGAATAGGAGATTGTGCATAAATGGAACACCATGGATTTGGCATCTCCTAGAAGAATGTGTCGAGAATGCGTGGGAGTATTGGAGCGTTGTCATAGGACTGATTTCCattgtctgttttctgtttgctgcacTACC TCAAATTTACGTTGCCTGTCAGAATGGAAGAGTGGATCAAGCGCTGTCTTTGGGCTTTTTGCTGTGTTGGATAGCTGGAGATCTTACAAATTTCATAGGCTGCTATTTAACAAATCAACTGCCAATTCAG ATTGTCACTGCCATTTTTTATGTTAACATGGATGTAATTATGATTTCACAATTTGTCTACTATAAGCTGAAGAATCAGAAGATGACAAAAT GCAGCAAAAGCCTGAAGAATTTCTGTATAACCTGGATCATGGTGTGTATAGCACTGTGTGTTATTTTACTCTGTCAGCTGTTACTAAGAAACCAAGACCAGAATACAGTAATCGAAAGAAGTAAT agctcTCTTGATATGATTGAAATGTCAGGCTTCATTTGTGGCTATATATCCTGTGTGTTTTACTTGGGAAGTAGATTTCCTCAGCTGTATAAAAAC TTCCGAAGAAGATCAACGGAAGGCACCTCTTACCTGCTGTTTGCATTAGCCATGATGGGAAACTGTACATATGGACTGAGTCTTGTTTTAAAGATGCCAGCTACTGAATTCTTCCGGGCCCTCTACTTTTTACACCATCTTCCATGGCTTATTGGGAGCTTTGGAGTTTTGTTTCTAGACATTTTT GTGACTGTGCAATTCATCCTGTATCGTCAGCACAAGGAGGGACAATCTGGTTTAGTAGCACTGGAAGTGGAACCATTGCTGGTGAACGAGGAGACTGCCTAG
- the LOC128149188 gene encoding lysosomal amino acid transporter 1 homolog isoform X1, producing MRLEITVISSIRLDAEVFLQRIFSIGKRICGFAWGKNGGRNKLLKLNLGPGMMASQLYTHAFNISPIENRRLCINGTPWIWHLLEECVENAWEYWSVVIGLISIVCFLFAALPQIYVACQNGRVDQALSLGFLLCWIAGDLTNFIGCYLTNQLPIQIVTAIFYVNMDVIMISQFVYYKLKNQKMTKCSKSLKNFCITWIMVCIALCVILLCQLLLRNQDQNTVIERSNSSLDMIEMSGFICGYISCVFYLGSRFPQLYKNFRRRSTEGTSYLLFALAMMGNCTYGLSLVLKMPATEFFRALYFLHHLPWLIGSFGVLFLDIFVTVQFILYRQHKEGQSGLVALEVEPLLVNEETA from the exons ATGAGATTGGAAATAACTGTGATATCAAGCATCCGTCTGGATGCAGAGGTCTTTTTACAGAGGATATTCAGCATTGGTAAACGGATTTGCGGATTTGCATGGGGTAAAAATGGAGGCAGAAATAAACTTCTGAAATTGAATCTCGGTCCAGGAATGATGGCTTCTCAGCTGTATACACATGCTTTCAATATCTCCCCAATAGAGAATAGGAGATTGTGCATAAATGGAACACCATGGATTTGGCATCTCCTAGAAGAATGTGTCGAGAATGCGTGGGAGTATTGGAGCGTTGTCATAGGACTGATTTCCattgtctgttttctgtttgctgcacTACC TCAAATTTACGTTGCCTGTCAGAATGGAAGAGTGGATCAAGCGCTGTCTTTGGGCTTTTTGCTGTGTTGGATAGCTGGAGATCTTACAAATTTCATAGGCTGCTATTTAACAAATCAACTGCCAATTCAG ATTGTCACTGCCATTTTTTATGTTAACATGGATGTAATTATGATTTCACAATTTGTCTACTATAAGCTGAAGAATCAGAAGATGACAAAAT GCAGCAAAAGCCTGAAGAATTTCTGTATAACCTGGATCATGGTGTGTATAGCACTGTGTGTTATTTTACTCTGTCAGCTGTTACTAAGAAACCAAGACCAGAATACAGTAATCGAAAGAAGTAAT agctcTCTTGATATGATTGAAATGTCAGGCTTCATTTGTGGCTATATATCCTGTGTGTTTTACTTGGGAAGTAGATTTCCTCAGCTGTATAAAAAC TTCCGAAGAAGATCAACGGAAGGCACCTCTTACCTGCTGTTTGCATTAGCCATGATGGGAAACTGTACATATGGACTGAGTCTTGTTTTAAAGATGCCAGCTACTGAATTCTTCCGGGCCCTCTACTTTTTACACCATCTTCCATGGCTTATTGGGAGCTTTGGAGTTTTGTTTCTAGACATTTTT GTGACTGTGCAATTCATCCTGTATCGTCAGCACAAGGAGGGACAATCTGGTTTAGTAGCACTGGAAGTGGAACCATTGCTGGTGAACGAGGAGACTGCCTAG
- the LOC128149188 gene encoding lysosomal amino acid transporter 1 homolog isoform X4, with the protein MRLEITVISSIRLDAEVFLQRIFSIGKRICGFAWGKNGGRNKLLKLNLGPGMMASQLYTHAFNISPIENRRLCINGTPWIWHLLEECVENAWEYWSVVIGLISIVCFLFAALPQIYVACQNGRVDQALSLGFLLCWIAGDLTNFIGCYLTNQLPIQIVTAIFYVNMDVIMISQFVYYKLKNQKMTKCSKSLKNFCITWIMVCIALCVILLCQLLLRNQDQNTVIERSNSSLDMIEMSGFICGYISCVFYLGSRFPQLYKNVTVQFILYRQHKEGQSGLVALEVEPLLVNEETA; encoded by the exons ATGAGATTGGAAATAACTGTGATATCAAGCATCCGTCTGGATGCAGAGGTCTTTTTACAGAGGATATTCAGCATTGGTAAACGGATTTGCGGATTTGCATGGGGTAAAAATGGAGGCAGAAATAAACTTCTGAAATTGAATCTCGGTCCAGGAATGATGGCTTCTCAGCTGTATACACATGCTTTCAATATCTCCCCAATAGAGAATAGGAGATTGTGCATAAATGGAACACCATGGATTTGGCATCTCCTAGAAGAATGTGTCGAGAATGCGTGGGAGTATTGGAGCGTTGTCATAGGACTGATTTCCattgtctgttttctgtttgctgcacTACC TCAAATTTACGTTGCCTGTCAGAATGGAAGAGTGGATCAAGCGCTGTCTTTGGGCTTTTTGCTGTGTTGGATAGCTGGAGATCTTACAAATTTCATAGGCTGCTATTTAACAAATCAACTGCCAATTCAG ATTGTCACTGCCATTTTTTATGTTAACATGGATGTAATTATGATTTCACAATTTGTCTACTATAAGCTGAAGAATCAGAAGATGACAAAAT GCAGCAAAAGCCTGAAGAATTTCTGTATAACCTGGATCATGGTGTGTATAGCACTGTGTGTTATTTTACTCTGTCAGCTGTTACTAAGAAACCAAGACCAGAATACAGTAATCGAAAGAAGTAAT agctcTCTTGATATGATTGAAATGTCAGGCTTCATTTGTGGCTATATATCCTGTGTGTTTTACTTGGGAAGTAGATTTCCTCAGCTGTATAAAAAC GTGACTGTGCAATTCATCCTGTATCGTCAGCACAAGGAGGGACAATCTGGTTTAGTAGCACTGGAAGTGGAACCATTGCTGGTGAACGAGGAGACTGCCTAG
- the LOC128149188 gene encoding lysosomal amino acid transporter 1 homolog isoform X2 produces the protein MRLEITVISSIRLDAEVFLQRIFSIGKRICGFAWENRRLCINGTPWIWHLLEECVENAWEYWSVVIGLISIVCFLFAALPQIYVACQNGRVDQALSLGFLLCWIAGDLTNFIGCYLTNQLPIQIVTAIFYVNMDVIMISQFVYYKLKNQKMTKCSKSLKNFCITWIMVCIALCVILLCQLLLRNQDQNTVIERSNSSLDMIEMSGFICGYISCVFYLGSRFPQLYKNFRRRSTEGTSYLLFALAMMGNCTYGLSLVLKMPATEFFRALYFLHHLPWLIGSFGVLFLDIFVTVQFILYRQHKEGQSGLVALEVEPLLVNEETA, from the exons ATGAGATTGGAAATAACTGTGATATCAAGCATCCGTCTGGATGCAGAGGTCTTTTTACAGAGGATATTCAGCATTGGTAAACGGATTTGCGGATTTGCATGGG AGAATAGGAGATTGTGCATAAATGGAACACCATGGATTTGGCATCTCCTAGAAGAATGTGTCGAGAATGCGTGGGAGTATTGGAGCGTTGTCATAGGACTGATTTCCattgtctgttttctgtttgctgcacTACC TCAAATTTACGTTGCCTGTCAGAATGGAAGAGTGGATCAAGCGCTGTCTTTGGGCTTTTTGCTGTGTTGGATAGCTGGAGATCTTACAAATTTCATAGGCTGCTATTTAACAAATCAACTGCCAATTCAG ATTGTCACTGCCATTTTTTATGTTAACATGGATGTAATTATGATTTCACAATTTGTCTACTATAAGCTGAAGAATCAGAAGATGACAAAAT GCAGCAAAAGCCTGAAGAATTTCTGTATAACCTGGATCATGGTGTGTATAGCACTGTGTGTTATTTTACTCTGTCAGCTGTTACTAAGAAACCAAGACCAGAATACAGTAATCGAAAGAAGTAAT agctcTCTTGATATGATTGAAATGTCAGGCTTCATTTGTGGCTATATATCCTGTGTGTTTTACTTGGGAAGTAGATTTCCTCAGCTGTATAAAAAC TTCCGAAGAAGATCAACGGAAGGCACCTCTTACCTGCTGTTTGCATTAGCCATGATGGGAAACTGTACATATGGACTGAGTCTTGTTTTAAAGATGCCAGCTACTGAATTCTTCCGGGCCCTCTACTTTTTACACCATCTTCCATGGCTTATTGGGAGCTTTGGAGTTTTGTTTCTAGACATTTTT GTGACTGTGCAATTCATCCTGTATCGTCAGCACAAGGAGGGACAATCTGGTTTAGTAGCACTGGAAGTGGAACCATTGCTGGTGAACGAGGAGACTGCCTAG